The Maridesulfovibrio hydrothermalis AM13 = DSM 14728 DNA window GACACTTTATTACGCGTGAAAGGCGGCGGTTTGACTGTTGTCGCTGATACTGAATTAAGCTGTCTGACCGGAAAAGCTGCTTTGCAGTCTGAGGATATAGAAATAGCCGCGGGAACAGTTTCACTGACCTCCAGATTATTCACAAGCAATGTGGAGCGGGTCAAAAGAGTTGCCGGAACCGTGGATGATATAAGCCGTGAGTTTACCCGTAGGGTCGTTAATTATTTCCGCTTCACAAAGGAACAGGAAGATTGTCAGGCCGGATCGCGCAGGCAGCTGGTTGACGAAACCATGACAGTTCACAGCAAGAACACGGTCATTGTCTCAGAGGAACACGTAAAAATAGACGGTGAACTTATACATATGGGATAATTTTTATGCAATCGGCGTGCAGGTCAGATACTTTGCTCATCCAGCCTTTGAAGCTGATTTTAAGCTGCCTGTTAAATGAAAATCAGCAGATGCGGCAGGTCCGCCGAAACGTATGTTAAAGGAGATAATATGTTTGCATTAACTCAGGGCGCGGGGATGGATATGGGGTTTCCGGATGTCTGTTTAACTCCGGCTGGACCTGTTCCTGTTCCGATTCCTTACCCGAATATTGCTGAATCAGCGACTACTGCTCCGGCAGCTTATAATATCCTTATGGATTGTATG harbors:
- a CDS encoding DUF3540 domain-containing protein; protein product: MDNLARKHEQVKPQLEYGQVVSVAESIVVGATFGDIEARCAVSCLVKPEEGDTVLLSVDAEGGAWILSVLTRAGLTPTALEVEGDTLLRVKGGGLTVVADTELSCLTGKAALQSEDIEIAAGTVSLTSRLFTSNVERVKRVAGTVDDISREFTRRVVNYFRFTKEQEDCQAGSRRQLVDETMTVHSKNTVIVSEEHVKIDGELIHMG